The DNA segment CGATCTTCTTGTAGACCATGGGGTCGCGGGCGAGCGCCATGATATTCGCCTCGTCCTCCTCGGAGATCGAGACCTCCTCGAACTCCTTCTCGGCGACCTCGATGGAGTTGCACTCCAGGTAGATGTCAAAGAGCGTGCTCTTCTGGCCGTAGTTGACCCTCTGCACCGACCGGAGGATGCCGTTCACCACCACCCGGTCGCCCGGCGAGACCATGCCGGTCAGGTCGTCGGTGACGTCGATATCGAGCGTCTGGGGCTGCTCGCCGCCCCGGAGGCCTTCCGGGGACTCCTGGATCCGGAGTTTCTGGGCGTCGACGAACCGGCACCGGTTCATCACCAGGTCGAGACGGGTCTTCCTCTCGCAGTTCGGGCAGAAATCGGGCTCGTCGAACCGCCCGTAACCCTGCGGAACCGGGTCGGTGTTCTTGTTGCAGGTGCGGCACCGGAAGACCGCGCTGACGATCCTGGGGCGCACCTCGGTGGTCTTTCGGAGGATCCCCTCGAGGCTGACGAAGGTGTTGATCTGGTCGGCCCGGATGTCGCGGACGTTCGTCTTCTGCGGCAGGTTCGTGAACCGGATGTTGACCAGGTCGGGGTCCTGGCCGTCCTTCAGCTTGAGGAGTTTGTTCTGGACGATCGCGTCCCGGATATCCCCGAGAACCTTTCCGGGGCTCCTCAGGAGCTCGAACGCGAGTTTGTTATTCAGGATCTTGCGGTAATCGATGAGGAGCGAATGGTTGTGGGGGTACTCGCGGGAGAGTTCGGCAAGCTCGCGCTTGTACTGCTTCTTCAGGAACTTCGTCCACTCACCGACGTTGTCGGTAACTTCGACGGTTATCTCTTCAGTCAAGACAGAATCCTCAGCGGTGCTGCTCTGCGGCGAGGACGAACCGTGCGAGCAGCGCCTCCATCTGGATATCGCTGCTCGCCCCTTCCGAGAGGCGGAAATCGGTCTCGCCGAGGGCGTCGATCAGTTTCACTTTGAGCGTCCGGTCGATATCGCGCTGGACCAGCGCCCGGTAGCACTGGTTGATCAGCTCGTTCGGGGCGATGCCCCGGACATGGGTCAGTTCCAGGAGCGCCTGCTCCGCCTCGTCGAACCTCCCCCCTATCGAGAGGTCGAGGAGTTCGTCGATCTCCTCCGGGCGGGCGGTCGCGGTGATCTCGAAGATAGTCTCCTCGTCGATATCCGTCCTGAGGATGGCGGCACCCTGCAGGGCGTTGATCGCCTTCCTCATGTCCCCCGAGGCGACGTAGACGATGGCATCGAGCGCCCCCTCCGTGACCGTGAGCCCTTCGGCCGCGGCGATCCTCCGGGTCTCCTCGATGACCGCTTCCCGGTCAAGCGGCCTGAACCGGTAGATGGCGCACCGGCTCTGGATGGGATCGATGATCTTCGATGAGTAGTTGCACGAGAGGATGAACCGGCAGGTGCGGGCGTAGGTCTCCATCGTCCGCCGGAGAGCCGCCTGCGCGTCCGTCGTCAGCGCGTCCGCTTCGTCGAGGAAGAGGATCTTGAACGTCGCCCCGGCAAGCGGCGACGTCCGGGCGAACTCCTTGATCTGGTTTCTGACAACGTCGATACCCCGCTCGTCGGAGGCGTTCATCTCCCGGAAGTTCGTCTGCCAGGAGTCGCCGAAGAACTCCCGGGCGAGCGCCACGGCGGCGGTGGTCTTCCCGATCCCCGCGCTGCCCGTGAAGAGGAGGTGCGGCAGGTTGCCGGTCTTCACGTAGGACTGGAGGCGCACCACGATATCCTTCTGTCCGACCATCTCGTCGAGTCTTCTGGGCCGATACTTCTCTATCCAGATGGTGTGGTTGCCGTCCATTTGCATAGGTGTTGGTGCTCGTCCATCGTAAAAGGATCGTCATCCGTTCCGGTGATCCTTTTTAGAGGATTGAGGGTGAACAGATACGTACGGATACGTATGGAAATACCGGGAGTTCGCGTGGAGATCCGGCCGGGTCTCCCACCCCGGCATATCCGCACCCCATTCCTCGAACGGACGGATTTATGGAACCTGCAGAACGGGTATTTGCGCAGGACTTCTCCGCCGCGCGGCACACGGCGGACGCCGGCGACGGCCGGAACGGCTCGTACGTGGTGACGCCGGGGGCCGCCTGGTGCCGCCGCCTCTTCATCGTCGGCGCCCTTACCGAGAAGAGGGGGAGCGGCGACGTCATGCAGGCCCGGCTTGCCGATCCCACCGGCGCGTTCCAGGTCTCGGTCGACTGGCAGAGCCCGGACGCGGTCGAGACGCTGGGCTACATCGAACCGCCCGCGTTCGTCGCCGTCACCGGCCGGGCGGCGCTGACCGGATCCAGTGAGAGGGCATGCGCGACGGTGGAGGCCGAGGCGCTCTCTGTGGTGAACCGCACCGCCCGCGACCTCTGGGTGCTTGAGACCGCCGGCGCGACCCTCGACCGGCTCGAATCGCTCCGGGACGGCGGCGACGAACGGATCGAAGCCGCCCGCCGCCTCTACGGGATCACGGACGAGGATATCCGCGGGATGGCCGCGATGGTGAGTACAGCCCTTGCAACCGTCCGCACGGATATCGCCGTCGGCGCGATCGCGCCCCTTGTCGCCCGCGACCTCCTCCTCGATGCCCTTGAGGGAGAAGGCGGCGCCCGGGGCACCGGGTTTGAAGACGCCGTCGCCATCGGGGTGCGCTCGGGCCTCTCCGCCCGGGAGGCACGCGCCGCGCTCGAGGAACTCCTCGCCGCAGGGGAATGCTACCAGCCCGCATCGGGCATGATAAAACTGATCTGACACGATAATGCACCTTCATTTCATCGAGAACGGCCCTGCCCTCCTGGTCGAGAGCGACCGGCGGGTGCTGGTCGTCGCCGACCTGCACATGGGCATCGAATCGGGCCTCGAACGTCACGGCGTCCACATCGCGAGCCGGAGCGCCGCCCGGGCCGATCGGGTGATCGCCTGCATCGAGGAGGCAGAGCCCGACCTCCTCCTCCTCCTCGGGGACGTCAAGCACAACGTCCCGGTGACGAGCAGGCAGGAGTACCGGGAACTCCCCGCCGTACTCCGGTCGTTTAGGGACCACGTGCCGATCGCCGTCGCCCCGGGCAACCACGACGGCGGCATCGGGCGGTTCCTCGAGCCCGGTGAGCTCCTCCCCGCCGAGGGCACGCTCATCGACGGCATCGGCTACCTGCACGGCCACACGCATCCCGCCCCCGAACTCCACGGCCACCTCGTCGTCGTCGGCCACCACCACCCGGTCGTCTCGCTCGTGGATACCGTCGGGTGCGCCGCACGCGCCCGGCCGGCCTACCTCTACTCGGGGTTCGAGGAGCCGTCCGGGGAGCGCACCCGGCTCCTCTTCGTCCCGACCTTCAACGAGTTCGCGGGCGGGATCG comes from the Methanoculleus marisnigri JR1 genome and includes:
- a CDS encoding replication factor C small subunit — translated: MDGNHTIWIEKYRPRRLDEMVGQKDIVVRLQSYVKTGNLPHLLFTGSAGIGKTTAAVALAREFFGDSWQTNFREMNASDERGIDVVRNQIKEFARTSPLAGATFKILFLDEADALTTDAQAALRRTMETYARTCRFILSCNYSSKIIDPIQSRCAIYRFRPLDREAVIEETRRIAAAEGLTVTEGALDAIVYVASGDMRKAINALQGAAILRTDIDEETIFEITATARPEEIDELLDLSIGGRFDEAEQALLELTHVRGIAPNELINQCYRALVQRDIDRTLKVKLIDALGETDFRLSEGASSDIQMEALLARFVLAAEQHR
- a CDS encoding metallophosphoesterase, producing the protein MHLHFIENGPALLVESDRRVLVVADLHMGIESGLERHGVHIASRSAARADRVIACIEEAEPDLLLLLGDVKHNVPVTSRQEYRELPAVLRSFRDHVPIAVAPGNHDGGIGRFLEPGELLPAEGTLIDGIGYLHGHTHPAPELHGHLVVVGHHHPVVSLVDTVGCAARARPAYLYSGFEEPSGERTRLLFVPTFNEFAGGIDVGRLRESGLGPLSRCIDKNSAEVYLADGTYVGSPATLCPADDA